A region from the Canis aureus isolate CA01 chromosome 8, VMU_Caureus_v.1.0, whole genome shotgun sequence genome encodes:
- the COPS6 gene encoding COP9 signalosome complex subunit 6 has protein sequence MRRWPTEADGEGAGPRLAGAGKMAAAANGTGGSSGMEVDAAVVPSVMASGVTGSVSVALHPLVILNISDHWIRMRSQEGRPMQVIGALIGKQEGRNIEVMNSFELLSHTVEEKIIIDKEYYYTKEEQFKQVFKELEFLGWYTTGGPPDPSDIHVHKQVCEIIESPLFLKLNPMTKHTDLPVSVFESVIDIINGEATMLFAELTYTLATEEAERIGVDHVARMTATGSGENSTVAEHLIAQHSAIKMLHSRVKLILEYVKASEAGEVPFNHEILREAYALCHCLPVLSTDKFKTDFYDQCNDVGLMAYLGTITKTCNTMNQFVNKFNVLYDRQGIGRRMRGLFF, from the exons ATGCGCCGCTGGCCTACGGAAGCCgacggggagggggcggggccgaggctgGCGGGCGCGGGGAAAATGGCGGCGGCGGCGAACGGGACTGGAGGGAGCAGCGGGATGGAGGTGGATGCGGCAG TAGTCCCCAGCGTGATGGCCTCCGGCGTGACGGGGAGCGTCTCCGTCGCTCTTCATCCCCTCGTCATTCTCAACATTTCAGACCATTGGATTCGCATGCGCTCCCAGGAGGGGCGGCCTATGCAGG TGATTGGGGCGCTGATCGGGAAGCAGGAGGGCAGAAATATCGAGGTGATGAACTCCTTTGAGCTGCTGTCCCACACCGTGGAGGAGAAGATTATCATTGACAAGGAGTATTACTACACCAAGGAGGAGCAGT TCAAACAGGTGTTCAAGGAGCTGGAGTTTTTGGGTTGGTATACCACCGGGGGGCCGCCTGACCCCTCTGACATCCACGTCCACAAGCAG GTGTGCGAGATCATCGAGAGCCCTCTCTTTCTTAAGTTGAATCCTATGACCAAGCACACAGAT CTTCCCGTCAGTGTTTTTGAGTCTGTCATCGATATAATCAATGGAGAG GCCACGATGCTGTTTGCGGAACTGACCTACACTCTGGCCACAGAGGAAGCTGAACGCATTGGCGTCGACCACGTGGCCCGAATGACAGCCACAGGCAGCGGCGAGAACTCCACAG TGGCCGAACACCTGATAGCACAACACAGTGCCATTAAGATGCTGCACAGCCGGGTCAAGCTCATCTTGGAATATGTCAAGGCCTCTGAAGCGG GAGAGGTTCCCTTTAACCATGAGATCCTGCGGGAGGCCTATGCTCTGTGTCACTGCCTCCCTGTGCTCAGTACAGACAAGTTCAAGACAGACTTTTACGAT CAATGCAATGACGTGGGGCTCATGGCCTACCTTGGCACCATTACCAAAACCTGCAACACCATGAACCAGTTTGTGAACAAGTTCAACGTCCTCTATGACCGACAAGGCATCGGCAGGCGGATGCGGGGGCTCTTCTTCTGA
- the MCM7 gene encoding DNA replication licensing factor MCM7 isoform X1: protein MAVKDYVLEKEKVKKFLQEFYQDDEFGKKQFKYGNQLVQLAHREQVAMYIDLDDVAEDDPELVDSICENARRYTRLFADAVQELLPQYKEREVVNKDVLDVYIEHRLMMEQRSRDPGAARSPQNQYPPELMRRFELYFQGPSSNKPRVIREVRADSVGKLVTVRGIVTRVSEVKPRMVVATYTCDQCGAETYQPIQSPTFMPLIMCPSQECQTNRSGGRLYLQTRGSKFIKFQEMKMQEHSDQVPVGNIPRSITVLVEGENTRIAQPGDHVSVTGIFLPILRTGFRQVVQGLLSETYLEAHRVVKMSKSEDDESAAVELSREELRQITEEDFYEKLAASIAPEIYGHEDVKKALLLLLVGGVDQSPRGMKIRGNINICLMGDPGVAKSQLLSYIDRLAPRSQYTTGRGSSGVGLTAAVLRDSVSGELTLEGGALVLADQGVCCIDEFDKMAEADRTAIHEVMEQQTISIAKAGILTTLNARCSILAAANPAYGRYNPRRSLEQNIQLPAALLSRFDLLWLIQDRPDRDNDLRLAQHITYVHQHSRQPPAQFEPLDMKLMRRYIAMCREKQPTVPESLADYITAAYVEMRREAWASKDATYTSARTLLAILRLSTALARLRMVDTVEKEDVNEAIRLMEMSKDSLLGDKGQTARTQRPADVIFATVRELVSEGRSVRFSEAEQRCISRGFTPAQFQAALDEYEELNVWQVNTARTRITFV, encoded by the exons ATGGCAGTTAAAGACTACGTGCTCGAGAAAG AAAAGGTTAAGAAATTCCTACAAGAGTTTTATCAGGATGATGAATTTGGCAAGAAGCAGTTCAAGTACGGGAACCAGTTG GTTCAACTGGCTCATCGGGAACAAGTGGCAATGTACATAGACCTAGATGATGTAGCTGAGGATGACCCTGAGTTGGTGGACTCCATCTGTGAGAATGCCAGACGCTACACCAGGCTCTTTGCTGATGCTGTACAAGAGCTGCTGCCTCAGTACAAGGAGAGGGAG gtGGTAAACAAAGATGTTCTGGATGTTTACATTGAACATCGGCTGATGATGGAACAGCGGAGCCGCGACCCTGGGGCAGCCCGAAGCCCGCAGAACCAGTACCCTCCCGAACTCATGCGCAGATT tGAGCTCTACTTTCAAGGCCCAAGCAGTAACAAGCCTCGTGTGATCCGGGAAGTACGGGCTGACTCTGTGGGGAAATTGGTCACTGTACGTGGAATTGTCACTCGTGTCTCCGAAGTCAAACCCAGGATGGTGGTGGCCACTTACACTTGTGACCAGTGTGGAGCAGAGACCTACCAGCCG ATCCAGTCTCCTACTTTCATGCCTCTGATCATGTGCCCCAGCCAGGAGTGCCAGACCAATCGCTCAGGAGGGCGGCTGTATCTGCAGACACGTGGTTCCAAATTCATCAAATTCCAAGAGATGAAGATGCAGGAACAT AGTGACCAAGTGCCCGTGGGAAACATCCCTCGTAGCATCACCGTGCTGGTAGAAGGTGAAAACACAAGGATCGCCCAGCCCGGGGACCATGTCAGCGTCACTGGCATCTTCTTGCCCATCTTGCGCACTGGGTTCCGACAGGTGGTACAG GGTCTCCTCTCTGAAACTTACCTGGAAGCCCACCGAGTTGTGAAAATGAGCAAGAGTGAGGACGACGAGTCTGCGGCTGTAGAGCTAAGCAGGGAGGAGTTGAGGCAAATTACAG AGGAAGATTTCTATGAGAAGCTGGCAGCCTCCATCGCCCCGGAGATCTATGGACACGAAGACGTGAAAAAGGCCCTGTTGCTCCTGCTGGTGGGAGGGGTGGATCAGTCTCCTCGGGGCATGAAGATCAGGG GCAACATCAACATTTGCCTGATGGGGGACCCAGGTGTGGCCAAGTCCCAGCTGTTATCGTACATCGATCGCCTGGCACCCCGCA GCCAGTACACGACGGGCCGGGGCTCCTCAGGAGTGGGGCTCACAGCGGCTGTACTGAGAGACTCTGTGAGCGGAGAACTAACCCTAGAGGGCGGGGCCCTCGTGCTGGCTGACCAGGGAGTGTGCTGCATTGATGAGTTTGACAAGATGGCCGAGGCAGACCGCACAGCCATCCATGAAGTCATGGAGCAGCAGACCATCTCCATTGCCAAGGCCGGCATTCTCACCACACTCAATGCCCGCTGTTCCATCCTGGCCGCCGCCAACCCTGCCTACGGGCGCTACAACCCTCGCCGCAGTCTGGAGCAGAACATACAGCTTCCTGCTGCGCTGCTGTCCCGATTTGATCTCCTTTGGCTGATCCAGGACCGGCCTGACCGGGACAATGATCTCCG GTTGGCCCAGCACATCACCTACGTGCACCAGCACAGCCGGCAGCCCCCAGCCCAGTTTGAGCCGTTGGACATGAAACTGATGAG ACGTTATATCGCCATGTGCCGGGAGAAGCAGCCCACGGTGCCTGAGTCCCTGGCCGACTACATAACAGCAGCATATGTGGAGATGAGGCGAGAGGCTTGGGCCAGCAAGGATGCCACCTACACATCAGCCCGGACGCTGCTGGCCATCCTGCGGCTGTCCACCGCCCTG GCGCGTCTGCGGATGGTGGACACAGTGGAGAAGGAAGATGTGAATGAAGCCATAAGGCTAATGGAGATGTCAAAGGACTCCCTTCTGGGCGACAAGGGGCAGACGGCGAG gacccagagacccgCAGATGTGATCTTTGCCACTGTCCGGGAGCTGGTCTCCGAGGGCCGAAGTGTGCGGTTCTCAGAAGCGGAGCAGCGCTGCATATCCCGAGGCTTCACGCCTGCCCAGTTCCAGGCGGCTCTAGATGAGTATGAGGAGTTAAACGTCTGGCAGGTTAATACTGCCCGGACACGGATTACTTTTGTCTGA
- the MCM7 gene encoding DNA replication licensing factor MCM7 isoform X2 yields the protein MYIDLDDVAEDDPELVDSICENARRYTRLFADAVQELLPQYKEREVVNKDVLDVYIEHRLMMEQRSRDPGAARSPQNQYPPELMRRFELYFQGPSSNKPRVIREVRADSVGKLVTVRGIVTRVSEVKPRMVVATYTCDQCGAETYQPIQSPTFMPLIMCPSQECQTNRSGGRLYLQTRGSKFIKFQEMKMQEHSDQVPVGNIPRSITVLVEGENTRIAQPGDHVSVTGIFLPILRTGFRQVVQGLLSETYLEAHRVVKMSKSEDDESAAVELSREELRQITEEDFYEKLAASIAPEIYGHEDVKKALLLLLVGGVDQSPRGMKIRGNINICLMGDPGVAKSQLLSYIDRLAPRSQYTTGRGSSGVGLTAAVLRDSVSGELTLEGGALVLADQGVCCIDEFDKMAEADRTAIHEVMEQQTISIAKAGILTTLNARCSILAAANPAYGRYNPRRSLEQNIQLPAALLSRFDLLWLIQDRPDRDNDLRLAQHITYVHQHSRQPPAQFEPLDMKLMRRYIAMCREKQPTVPESLADYITAAYVEMRREAWASKDATYTSARTLLAILRLSTALARLRMVDTVEKEDVNEAIRLMEMSKDSLLGDKGQTARTQRPADVIFATVRELVSEGRSVRFSEAEQRCISRGFTPAQFQAALDEYEELNVWQVNTARTRITFV from the exons ATGTACATAGACCTAGATGATGTAGCTGAGGATGACCCTGAGTTGGTGGACTCCATCTGTGAGAATGCCAGACGCTACACCAGGCTCTTTGCTGATGCTGTACAAGAGCTGCTGCCTCAGTACAAGGAGAGGGAG gtGGTAAACAAAGATGTTCTGGATGTTTACATTGAACATCGGCTGATGATGGAACAGCGGAGCCGCGACCCTGGGGCAGCCCGAAGCCCGCAGAACCAGTACCCTCCCGAACTCATGCGCAGATT tGAGCTCTACTTTCAAGGCCCAAGCAGTAACAAGCCTCGTGTGATCCGGGAAGTACGGGCTGACTCTGTGGGGAAATTGGTCACTGTACGTGGAATTGTCACTCGTGTCTCCGAAGTCAAACCCAGGATGGTGGTGGCCACTTACACTTGTGACCAGTGTGGAGCAGAGACCTACCAGCCG ATCCAGTCTCCTACTTTCATGCCTCTGATCATGTGCCCCAGCCAGGAGTGCCAGACCAATCGCTCAGGAGGGCGGCTGTATCTGCAGACACGTGGTTCCAAATTCATCAAATTCCAAGAGATGAAGATGCAGGAACAT AGTGACCAAGTGCCCGTGGGAAACATCCCTCGTAGCATCACCGTGCTGGTAGAAGGTGAAAACACAAGGATCGCCCAGCCCGGGGACCATGTCAGCGTCACTGGCATCTTCTTGCCCATCTTGCGCACTGGGTTCCGACAGGTGGTACAG GGTCTCCTCTCTGAAACTTACCTGGAAGCCCACCGAGTTGTGAAAATGAGCAAGAGTGAGGACGACGAGTCTGCGGCTGTAGAGCTAAGCAGGGAGGAGTTGAGGCAAATTACAG AGGAAGATTTCTATGAGAAGCTGGCAGCCTCCATCGCCCCGGAGATCTATGGACACGAAGACGTGAAAAAGGCCCTGTTGCTCCTGCTGGTGGGAGGGGTGGATCAGTCTCCTCGGGGCATGAAGATCAGGG GCAACATCAACATTTGCCTGATGGGGGACCCAGGTGTGGCCAAGTCCCAGCTGTTATCGTACATCGATCGCCTGGCACCCCGCA GCCAGTACACGACGGGCCGGGGCTCCTCAGGAGTGGGGCTCACAGCGGCTGTACTGAGAGACTCTGTGAGCGGAGAACTAACCCTAGAGGGCGGGGCCCTCGTGCTGGCTGACCAGGGAGTGTGCTGCATTGATGAGTTTGACAAGATGGCCGAGGCAGACCGCACAGCCATCCATGAAGTCATGGAGCAGCAGACCATCTCCATTGCCAAGGCCGGCATTCTCACCACACTCAATGCCCGCTGTTCCATCCTGGCCGCCGCCAACCCTGCCTACGGGCGCTACAACCCTCGCCGCAGTCTGGAGCAGAACATACAGCTTCCTGCTGCGCTGCTGTCCCGATTTGATCTCCTTTGGCTGATCCAGGACCGGCCTGACCGGGACAATGATCTCCG GTTGGCCCAGCACATCACCTACGTGCACCAGCACAGCCGGCAGCCCCCAGCCCAGTTTGAGCCGTTGGACATGAAACTGATGAG ACGTTATATCGCCATGTGCCGGGAGAAGCAGCCCACGGTGCCTGAGTCCCTGGCCGACTACATAACAGCAGCATATGTGGAGATGAGGCGAGAGGCTTGGGCCAGCAAGGATGCCACCTACACATCAGCCCGGACGCTGCTGGCCATCCTGCGGCTGTCCACCGCCCTG GCGCGTCTGCGGATGGTGGACACAGTGGAGAAGGAAGATGTGAATGAAGCCATAAGGCTAATGGAGATGTCAAAGGACTCCCTTCTGGGCGACAAGGGGCAGACGGCGAG gacccagagacccgCAGATGTGATCTTTGCCACTGTCCGGGAGCTGGTCTCCGAGGGCCGAAGTGTGCGGTTCTCAGAAGCGGAGCAGCGCTGCATATCCCGAGGCTTCACGCCTGCCCAGTTCCAGGCGGCTCTAGATGAGTATGAGGAGTTAAACGTCTGGCAGGTTAATACTGCCCGGACACGGATTACTTTTGTCTGA
- the AP4M1 gene encoding AP-4 complex subunit mu-1 isoform X2, whose amino-acid sequence MISQFFILSSKGDPLIYKDFRGDSGGRDVAELFYRKLTGLPGDESPVVMHHDDRHFIHIRHSGLYLVATTSENISPFSLLELLSRLATLLGDYCGSLSEGTISRNVALVYELLDEVLDYGYVQTTSMEMLRNFIQTEAVVSKPFSLFDLSSVGLFGAETQQSKVAPSTAASRPVLASRSDQSQKNEVFLDVVERLSVLIASNGSLLKVDVQGEIRLKSFLPSGSEMRIGLTEEFCVGKSELRGYGPGIRVDEVSFHSSVLLEEFESHRILRLQPPQGELTVMRYQLSDDLPSPLPFRLFPSVQWDRGSGSQALNVRLHLPLPRGVVSLSQELSGPEQKAELGEGALRWDLPRVQGGSQLSGLFQMDVPGLPGPPGQGHSTTAPLGLGPASLSFELPRHTCSGLQVRFLRLAFRPCGSTSPHKWVRHLSHSDAYVIRI is encoded by the exons ATGATCTCCCAGTTCTTCATTCTGTCTTCCAAAGGGGACCCGCTCATCTACAAGGATT TCCGCGGGGACAGTGGCGGTCGGGATGTGGCCGAGCTCTTCTACCGGAAGCTGACGGGACTGCCCGGAGATGAGTCCCCGGTTGTCATG CACCACGATGACCGTCATTTCATTCACATCAGACACAGCGGCCTCTATTTGGTAGCCACGACTTCAGAAAACATTTCTCCCTTCAGCCTTCTAGAGCTGCTCTCCCG GTTGGCCACTCTCCTGGGCGACTACTGTGGCTCCTTGAGTGAGGGGACCATCTCCCGAAACGTGGCTCTTGTCTACGAACTCCTGGATGAAGTGCTG GACTATGGCTATGTGCAGACCACATCCATGGAGATGCTGAGGAACTTCATCCAGACAGAGGCTGTGGTCAGCAAGCCCTTcagcctctttgacctcagcaGCGTTGGCTTG tttggggctgagACACAGCAGAGCAAAGTGGCCCCCAGCACTGCAGCCAGCCGCCCGGTCCTGGCCAGCCGCTCTGACCAG AGCCAGAAGAATGAAGTGTTTTTGGATGTGGTTGAGAGGCTGTCTGTGCTGATAGCATCTAAT GGCTCACTGCTGAAGGTAGACGTGCAGGGAGAGATCCGGCTCAAGAGCTTTCTTCCCAGTGGCTCTG AGATGCGCATTGGCCTGACAGAAGAATTTTGTGTGGGGAAGTCAGAACTGAGAG GTTATGGACCAGGAATCCGGGTGGACGAGGTCTCATTTCACAGCTCGGTGCTTCTGGAAGAGTTTGAGTCTCATCGAATTCTGCGCTTGCAGCCACCTCAGGGCGAG CTGACAGTGATGCGGTACCAACTCTCAGACGacctcccctccccgctccccttcAGGCTCTTCCCCTCTGTGCAGTGGGACCGAGGCTCAGGCAG CCAAGCTCTCAATGTCAGGCTGCACCTTCCCTTGCCACGAGGGGTGGTCAG CCTGTCCCAGGAGCTGAGTggccctgagcagaaagcagagctgggggagggagcaCTTCGCTGGGACCTGCCTCGGGTTCAAGGTGGCTCCCAGCTGTCGGGCCTCTTCCAG ATGGATGTTccaggcctccctgggcctcctggcCAGGGACACTCTACCACGGCCCCTCTGGGCCTGGGCCCCGCCAGCCTCTCTTTTGAACTTCCCCGGCACACGTGCTCAGGCCTCCAGGTTCGCTTCCTCAGGCTGGCATTCAGACCCTGTGGCAGCACCAGCCCCCACAAGTGGGTGCGACACTTGAGCCACAGCGATGCTTATGTCATCCGGATCTGA
- the AP4M1 gene encoding AP-4 complex subunit mu-1 isoform X1 has protein sequence MISQFFILSSKGDPLIYKDFRGDSGGRDVAELFYRKLTGLPGDESPVVMHHDDRHFIHIRHSGLYLVATTSENISPFSLLELLSRLATLLGDYCGSLSEGTISRNVALVYELLDEVLDYGYVQTTSMEMLRNFIQTEAVVSKPFSLFDLSSVGLFGAETQQSKVAPSTAASRPVLASRSDQSQKNEVFLDVVERLSVLIASNGSLLKVDVQGEIRLKSFLPSGSEMRIGLTEEFCVGKSELRGYGPGIRVDEVSFHSSVLLEEFESHRILRLQPPQGELTVMRYQLSDDLPSPLPFRLFPSVQWDRGSGRLQVYLKLRCDLPPKSQALNVRLHLPLPRGVVSLSQELSGPEQKAELGEGALRWDLPRVQGGSQLSGLFQMDVPGLPGPPGQGHSTTAPLGLGPASLSFELPRHTCSGLQVRFLRLAFRPCGSTSPHKWVRHLSHSDAYVIRI, from the exons ATGATCTCCCAGTTCTTCATTCTGTCTTCCAAAGGGGACCCGCTCATCTACAAGGATT TCCGCGGGGACAGTGGCGGTCGGGATGTGGCCGAGCTCTTCTACCGGAAGCTGACGGGACTGCCCGGAGATGAGTCCCCGGTTGTCATG CACCACGATGACCGTCATTTCATTCACATCAGACACAGCGGCCTCTATTTGGTAGCCACGACTTCAGAAAACATTTCTCCCTTCAGCCTTCTAGAGCTGCTCTCCCG GTTGGCCACTCTCCTGGGCGACTACTGTGGCTCCTTGAGTGAGGGGACCATCTCCCGAAACGTGGCTCTTGTCTACGAACTCCTGGATGAAGTGCTG GACTATGGCTATGTGCAGACCACATCCATGGAGATGCTGAGGAACTTCATCCAGACAGAGGCTGTGGTCAGCAAGCCCTTcagcctctttgacctcagcaGCGTTGGCTTG tttggggctgagACACAGCAGAGCAAAGTGGCCCCCAGCACTGCAGCCAGCCGCCCGGTCCTGGCCAGCCGCTCTGACCAG AGCCAGAAGAATGAAGTGTTTTTGGATGTGGTTGAGAGGCTGTCTGTGCTGATAGCATCTAAT GGCTCACTGCTGAAGGTAGACGTGCAGGGAGAGATCCGGCTCAAGAGCTTTCTTCCCAGTGGCTCTG AGATGCGCATTGGCCTGACAGAAGAATTTTGTGTGGGGAAGTCAGAACTGAGAG GTTATGGACCAGGAATCCGGGTGGACGAGGTCTCATTTCACAGCTCGGTGCTTCTGGAAGAGTTTGAGTCTCATCGAATTCTGCGCTTGCAGCCACCTCAGGGCGAG CTGACAGTGATGCGGTACCAACTCTCAGACGacctcccctccccgctccccttcAGGCTCTTCCCCTCTGTGCAGTGGGACCGAGGCTCAGGCAG GCTCCAGGTTTACCTGAAGTTACGATGTGACCTGCCCCCAAAGAG CCAAGCTCTCAATGTCAGGCTGCACCTTCCCTTGCCACGAGGGGTGGTCAG CCTGTCCCAGGAGCTGAGTggccctgagcagaaagcagagctgggggagggagcaCTTCGCTGGGACCTGCCTCGGGTTCAAGGTGGCTCCCAGCTGTCGGGCCTCTTCCAG ATGGATGTTccaggcctccctgggcctcctggcCAGGGACACTCTACCACGGCCCCTCTGGGCCTGGGCCCCGCCAGCCTCTCTTTTGAACTTCCCCGGCACACGTGCTCAGGCCTCCAGGTTCGCTTCCTCAGGCTGGCATTCAGACCCTGTGGCAGCACCAGCCCCCACAAGTGGGTGCGACACTTGAGCCACAGCGATGCTTATGTCATCCGGATCTGA
- the AP4M1 gene encoding AP-4 complex subunit mu-1 isoform X3, whose translation MEMLRNFIQTEAVVSKPFSLFDLSSVGLFGAETQQSKVAPSTAASRPVLASRSDQSQKNEVFLDVVERLSVLIASNGSLLKVDVQGEIRLKSFLPSGSEMRIGLTEEFCVGKSELRGYGPGIRVDEVSFHSSVLLEEFESHRILRLQPPQGELTVMRYQLSDDLPSPLPFRLFPSVQWDRGSGRLQVYLKLRCDLPPKSQALNVRLHLPLPRGVVSLSQELSGPEQKAELGEGALRWDLPRVQGGSQLSGLFQMDVPGLPGPPGQGHSTTAPLGLGPASLSFELPRHTCSGLQVRFLRLAFRPCGSTSPHKWVRHLSHSDAYVIRI comes from the exons ATGGAGATGCTGAGGAACTTCATCCAGACAGAGGCTGTGGTCAGCAAGCCCTTcagcctctttgacctcagcaGCGTTGGCTTG tttggggctgagACACAGCAGAGCAAAGTGGCCCCCAGCACTGCAGCCAGCCGCCCGGTCCTGGCCAGCCGCTCTGACCAG AGCCAGAAGAATGAAGTGTTTTTGGATGTGGTTGAGAGGCTGTCTGTGCTGATAGCATCTAAT GGCTCACTGCTGAAGGTAGACGTGCAGGGAGAGATCCGGCTCAAGAGCTTTCTTCCCAGTGGCTCTG AGATGCGCATTGGCCTGACAGAAGAATTTTGTGTGGGGAAGTCAGAACTGAGAG GTTATGGACCAGGAATCCGGGTGGACGAGGTCTCATTTCACAGCTCGGTGCTTCTGGAAGAGTTTGAGTCTCATCGAATTCTGCGCTTGCAGCCACCTCAGGGCGAG CTGACAGTGATGCGGTACCAACTCTCAGACGacctcccctccccgctccccttcAGGCTCTTCCCCTCTGTGCAGTGGGACCGAGGCTCAGGCAG GCTCCAGGTTTACCTGAAGTTACGATGTGACCTGCCCCCAAAGAG CCAAGCTCTCAATGTCAGGCTGCACCTTCCCTTGCCACGAGGGGTGGTCAG CCTGTCCCAGGAGCTGAGTggccctgagcagaaagcagagctgggggagggagcaCTTCGCTGGGACCTGCCTCGGGTTCAAGGTGGCTCCCAGCTGTCGGGCCTCTTCCAG ATGGATGTTccaggcctccctgggcctcctggcCAGGGACACTCTACCACGGCCCCTCTGGGCCTGGGCCCCGCCAGCCTCTCTTTTGAACTTCCCCGGCACACGTGCTCAGGCCTCCAGGTTCGCTTCCTCAGGCTGGCATTCAGACCCTGTGGCAGCACCAGCCCCCACAAGTGGGTGCGACACTTGAGCCACAGCGATGCTTATGTCATCCGGATCTGA